AGACTGGATTTGCGCCACGGTATCCATGGTCACGGTCACGACGATCAGGATCGAGGTGCCGCCGAAGTAGAAGCTGTTGCCCAGCGCTGAAATCATGAATTCCGGCAGAAGACAGACGATGGTGATGTAGGCCGCACCAAGAACCGTAATGCGGGTCAGCACGAAATCGAGATATTCCGCCGTGCGCTTGCCAGGGCGAATGCCCGGCAGGAAGCCGCCGTACTTGCGCAGGTTTTCCGCCGTCTCGTCCGGATTGAAGACCAGCGAGGTATAGAGGAAGGTGAAGAAGATGATCATGGCCGCGTAGAGGATCATGAAGATTGGGTGGCCGTGCGTCAGTTGCGCGCTCATCGACGGCAGCCATTGCAACCAGCTCGGGATCTTGTCCGGATTCTGACCAACGAAAGCCAGGACGGAGGTCGGCATCAGCAGCAGCGACGAGGCGAAGATCGGCGGAATAACACCGGCCGTATTGACCTTCAGCGGCATGAACGACAATTCGCCGCCCATGATCTTGTTGCCAACCTGGCGCTTCGGATACTGCACCAGCAGACGGCGCTGCGAGCGCTCCATGAGCACAATAAAGACGATGGCGGCGATCAGGACAGCGACGATAAGGATCAACGACACCGGCTGGATATCACCAGTCGAACCCATGCTGAGCAGGCTGCCGACAGTCTTCGGCAAAACCGC
The window above is part of the Asticcacaulis sp. MM231 genome. Proteins encoded here:
- the secY gene encoding preprotein translocase subunit SecY gives rise to the protein MASAAEQLAANMNFGAFSKATDLHKRLLFTLGALIVYRLGTYVPLPGINMAAFSQAFSGQSNGIFGMMNMFAGGAVERMAVFALNLMPYISASIIVQLMGSVYAPWEKLRKEGGEAGRKQLNQYTRYLTVVLALIQSFGIASAMQTSGLAIQSGPFFLITAVATLTGGTLFLMWLGEQITSRGIGNGSSMIIFAGIVAVLPKTVGSLLSMGSTGDIQPVSLILIVAVLIAAIVFIVLMERSQRRLLVQYPKRQVGNKIMGGELSFMPLKVNTAGVIPPIFASSLLLMPTSVLAFVGQNPDKIPSWLQWLPSMSAQLTHGHPIFMILYAAMIIFFTFLYTSLVFNPDETAENLRKYGGFLPGIRPGKRTAEYLDFVLTRITVLGAAYITIVCLLPEFMISALGNSFYFGGTSILIVVTVTMDTVAQIQSHLLAHQYDGLIKKSKLKTGSKSAAAGTRGRIGR